In Asterias rubens chromosome 10, eAstRub1.3, whole genome shotgun sequence, the following proteins share a genomic window:
- the LOC117295331 gene encoding collagen alpha-1(XIII) chain-like produces the protein MKLLKKQASLFILSLVWYDILAKTISSTEQPLLKEQASAAEQASAPQQVCSPCFQMVACTNGVPGVPGIHGNMGPKGESGVGLPGPPGPPGPPGPPGPPGEPGHHGEQGEQGLKGEPGEFGPHGEKGEPGRQGYPGKLGPKGETVNGDRGLPGEPGPPGNAGSKGDRGSLGPSGPAGRTGSTGPRGLRGSYGPSGIKGSKGQSGAQGPQGLRGEKGGEATHRSSSWGTFVG, from the exons ATGAAGCTG ttAAAGAAGCAAGCATCTTTATTCATTTTGTCATTGGTATGGTACGACATTCTTGCTAAGACCATATCAAGCACGGAGCAACCCTTATTGAAAGAGCAGGCATCGGCCGCTGAGCAAGCATCAGCACCACAACAAGTCTGTTCTCCTTGCTTCCAGATGGTGGCTTGTACCAATGGTGTTCCTGGGGTACCTGGAATTCATGGCAATATGGGACCAAAAGGAGAGAGTGGAGTAGGCCTACCTGGTCCCCCAGGACCTCCCGGACCTCCAGGACCACCAGGACCACCAGGAGAACCTGGGCATCATGGAGAACAAGGAGAACAAGGACTGAAGGGGGAGCCTGGGGAGTTTGGGCCACATGGGGAGAAAGGTGAACCTGGAAGGCAAGGATATCCAGGGAAGCTTGGACCTAAAGGAGAGACGGTAAACGGCGACAGAGGACTGCCAGGTGAACCTGGTCCACCTGGCAATGCAGGAAGCAAAGGAGACCGTGGATCTCTTGGACCTTCTGGACCAGCTGGAAGAACAGGAAGCACTGGACCAAGAGGATTAAGAGGATCATATGGACCAAGCGGGATAAAAGGATCTAAAGGACAATCTGGGGCTCAAGGACCACAAGGGCTGAGGGGAGAAAAAGGAGGCGAAGCAACACACAGATCCTCAAGCTGGGGAACTTTTGTGGGGTAA